The window ATGCACACATGATAAGCCCTAAACAAGTCAGAGATATCGCACTCGATGGCAAGTTTCCTTATTATAATAAGGGCTTCTGGTTTAGAGTAGTCCAAGTCTTGGTACAAATTGTTATGATTCTTATTGTGTTCCCTGCAAACTATTTTCGATATGGCTTAAAAATCAAAGGAAAATCTAGATTGATTCAATATAGAAAAGCTTTCGACAATGGTTGCATTACAGTTTGTAATCATGTTTTTGAATGGGACTATATTTGTGTTAGAGCTGCTATGGGCCCAAAAAGAGGATACATGACTGTTTGGAAAGATAATCATAATTCCAATTTAGGAAAGATGATGAGAGTTGTTGGATCTATTCCAATTCCAGATACAAATAATATCGAAGCTATGCATAAATTCAACGATGATATTGAAAGAGCGCTTAATGATAAAAAAATGGTACATTTCTATCCTGAAGGCAGTATGTTCTATTTCTATCAAGATGTACGTCCGTTTATGCCTGGTGCATTTTACTACGCGGTTAAATGTAATAAACCTGTGTTCCCGTTAGCTATTTCATATAGACCTCCTAAAGGTTTATTCAAATTATGGAAAAGACATGGTGCTCCTTGCGTGACTATTGAAGTAGGTAGACCAATTTATCCTAACCAAAGTTTGACAAAAGCAAATGCTATCAGAGAATTATCTGAAGCATGTTATCAATCAGTGAAGAGAATGATGGAAAATAACACCCCAGAGATAGAATAAAATCCCTTGCTTTAGCAAGGGTTTTTATATATAATACCCATGGTTTATTTAAGGGGTATTATTATGAAAACAAAATCATTAAGATTACTAGTATTACCATTAATGTTTGGCTTTACCGGATGTGATGGTGGAACATTTATTGCTTGCATTTCTAACGAGACAAAAACTGGTTTTACAAAGGAATATCATTCTTTTGATGGGACATGTACATATAAAAGAGAGTTTGCTAAAGCACAAACAATCTCTGTAGACATTAAATCAACAGATGGCACATTGGCGTTTACAATTAAAGATACTAATAACGATAAAGAGATTTATTCTGGTAACTTCGATAAAGATACTGAAATCACAGCATTCACAGTAAACGCAGATGCGAGTAAATACGAATTTAAATTTGTCGGTACTAAACATAGTGGACATTTCAAAGTATCATACGCTGATAAAAATTAATAAATATTAAGATACTTTAATAAGAACAGCAGAAAAGCTGTTTTTATTTTTGACTTTTAAAAAATATTAAAAAGTAAATGCAAAATAATATAAAAATCTTTATGATATTCGCATGTGGGCTTTTTTAATAGTTTCAACATTAGCATGGGGTATTGCAGAAATATTCTATAAAAAAGGTAGCTTAGAGAAGGAAAAATATTCTCATTTAAAGACTACTGTATTTGTAGGTATTTTCATGGGCATCTACGCAACTGTCATTTTATTTACTCAAGATGTTGATTTAGCTAGTTTTCCTATAAACCTAGTTAGATATTTACCTGTTGCTTTATGCTATATCGTATCAATGACTTGCTCTTATTTTGGAGTTAGATTTATTCAAGAATCTATTTCAGATCCAATTGAAAATACATCAGGAGCAATTGTTCCAATTTTATGCGCAATTTTCTTGCATGAAGAATTTGAACCATTAGCTATTGCTGCAATAGTAGTTGTTGCTGTTGGTATTCTTTGTATTGGATTCTTTGATAAAAAAGGTAAAGAAGATCGCAATAAAAGACTCGGCAAGACTTTAGCTGTTTGGGCTATTGCAATGCCATTTTGTTACATGCTTTTAGATGCAGTTGGTACATTCTTAGATATTTTCTATACTGATAGTGTCGATACTACTTTACTTATTAACGTTACTGAAGAAAACTTAGAGCATACTGCAAACTGTGCTTATGAATTTACTTTCTTCCTCATTTCTATGGGAATTTTAATCTTCTTAAAAGCTAAAGGAGAAAAATTATTCTCAATTAAGAATAAAGGTGAAGAAAATGTTGAAGTAGACGCAAATGGACAAGCAGTAGTTGTTAAAGAAAATATATGGCAAAAGATTCTAAGCCAAAAATGGAAAATTTTAGCAGCAATATTTGAAACAATAGGCCAAGCCACTTACTTATTTGCGCTTTCTGAAGGCGAAGGAATTGCGGCTGTTATTTTAGGCGCAGG of the Clostridiales bacterium genome contains:
- a CDS encoding DMT family transporter yields the protein MWAFLIVSTLAWGIAEIFYKKGSLEKEKYSHLKTTVFVGIFMGIYATVILFTQDVDLASFPINLVRYLPVALCYIVSMTCSYFGVRFIQESISDPIENTSGAIVPILCAIFLHEEFEPLAIAAIVVVAVGILCIGFFDKKGKEDRNKRLGKTLAVWAIAMPFCYMLLDAVGTFLDIFYTDSVDTTLLINVTEENLEHTANCAYEFTFFLISMGILIFLKAKGEKLFSIKNKGEENVEVDANGQAVVVKENIWQKILSQKWKILAAIFETIGQATYLFALSEGEGIAAVILGAGTVIVSFILSRIFLKEKLSWLQYIFIAVIFAGIIMLSFVG
- a CDS encoding 1-acyl-sn-glycerol-3-phosphate acyltransferase; this translates as MKYKHGLYFDYPEDLHAHMISPKQVRDIALDGKFPYYNKGFWFRVVQVLVQIVMILIVFPANYFRYGLKIKGKSRLIQYRKAFDNGCITVCNHVFEWDYICVRAAMGPKRGYMTVWKDNHNSNLGKMMRVVGSIPIPDTNNIEAMHKFNDDIERALNDKKMVHFYPEGSMFYFYQDVRPFMPGAFYYAVKCNKPVFPLAISYRPPKGLFKLWKRHGAPCVTIEVGRPIYPNQSLTKANAIRELSEACYQSVKRMMENNTPEIE